Genomic DNA from Candidatus Zixiibacteriota bacterium:
CAACTCCAAGGGCGCGGCGATTTACGAAGGCACGCGCGAGATTCACAAGCTGATGCAGGCGGATTATTATCTGGGTTTCCGCAGCGATCACGAGGTGCGCTGTTTGCCGCCGAAATGGGAGGGGTAGAAGTTGAAACTTCAAGCGT
This window encodes:
- a CDS encoding butyryl-CoA dehydrogenase, whose product is NSKGAAIYEGTREIHKLMQADYYLGFRSDHEVRCLPPKWEG